One genomic segment of Vulpes lagopus strain Blue_001 chromosome 9, ASM1834538v1, whole genome shotgun sequence includes these proteins:
- the CPSF1 gene encoding cleavage and polyadenylation specificity factor subunit 1 isoform X2 — translation MYAVYKQAHPPTGLEFSMYCNFFNNSERNLVVAGTSQLYVYRLNRDAEVRAARPGLEAPVKNDRSTEGKAHREHREKLELVASFSFFGNVMSMASVQLAGAKRDALLLSFKDAKLSVVEYDPGTHDLKTLSLHYFEEPELRDGFVQNVHTPRVRVDPDGRCAAMLIYGTRLVVLPFRRESLAEEHEGLMGEGQRSSFLPSYIIDVRGLDEKLLNIVDLQFLHGYYEPTLLILFEPNQTWPGRVAVRQDTCSIVAISLNITQKVHPVIWSLTSLPFDCTQALAVPKPIGGVVVFAVNSLLYLNQSVPPYGVALNGLTTGTTAFPLRTQEGVRITLDCAQAAFISYDKMVISLKGGEIYVLTLITDGMRSVRAFHFDKAAASVLTTSMVTMEPGYLFLGSRLGNSLLLKYTEKLQEPPASAAREAADKEEPPSKKKRVDSAAGWSGGKSVPQDEVDEIEVYGSEAQSGTQLATYSFEVCDSILNIGPCANAAMGEPAFLSEEFQNSPEPDLEIVVCSGYGKNGALSVLQKSIRPQVVTTFELPGCYDMWTVIAPEETPKGEGSEQESSALEAEDDGRRHGFLILSREDSTMILQTGQEIMELDTSGFATQGPTVFAGNIGDNRYIVQVSPLGIRLLEGVNQLHFIPVDLGSPIVQCAVADPYVVIMSAEGHVTMFLLKSDSYGGRHHRLALHKPPLHHQSKVITLCVYRDVSGMFTTESRLGGARDELGGRSCSEAEGQGSETSPTVDDEEEMLYGDSGSLFSPSKEEARRSSQPPADRDPTPFRAEPTHWCLLVRENGTMEIYQLPDWRLVFLVKNFPVGQRVLVDSSFGQPTTQAEARKEEATRQGELPLVKEVLLVALGSRQSRPYLLVHVDQELLIYEAFPHDSQLGQGNLKVRFKKVPHNINFREKKPKPSKKKAEGGGAEEGVGARGRVARFRYFEDIYGYSGVFICGPSPHWLLVTGRGALRLHPMGIDGPIDSFAPFHNVNCPRGFLYFNRQGELRISVLPAYLSYDAPWPVRKIPLRCTAHYVAYHVESKVYAVATSTNMPCTRIPRMTGEEKEFETIERDDRYIHPQQEAFSIQLISPVSWEAIPNARIELEEWEHVTCMKTVSLRSEETVSGLKGYVAAGTCLMQGEEVTCRGRILIMDVIEVVPEPGQPLTKNKFKVLYEKEQKGPVTALCHCNGHLVSAIGQKIFLWSLRASELTGMAFIDTQLYIHQMISVKNFILAADVMKSISLLRYQEESKTLSLVSRDAKPLEVYSVDFMVDNAQLGFLVSDRDRNLMVYMYLPEAKESFGGMRLLRRADFHVGAHVNTFWRTPCRGAAEGPSKKSVVWENKHITWFATLDGGIGLLLPMQEKTYRRLLMLQNALTTMLPHHAGLNPRAFRMLHVDRRILQNAVRNVLDGELLNRYLYLSTMERGELAKKIGTTPDIILDDLLETDRVTAHF, via the exons ATGTACGCCGTGTACAAGCAGGCGCACCCGCCCACCGGCCTCGAGTTCTCCATGTACTGCAACTTCTTCAACAACAGCGAGCGCAACCTCGTGGTGGCCGGCACCTCGCAGCTCTACGTGTACCGCCTGAACCGCGACGCCGAGGTGCGTGCGGCCCGCCCGGGGCTAGAG gCACCCGTCAAGAATGACAGGAGCACAG AGGGAAAGGCCCACCGAGAACACCGGGAAAAGCTGGAGCTGGtggcttccttctccttcttcggCAACGTCATGTCCATGGCCAGCGTGCAGCTGGCGGGTGCCAAGCGGGACGCCTTGCTCCTGAGCTTTAAGGACGCCAAG CTGTCAGTGGTGGAGTATGACCCAGGCACCCATGATCTGAAGACCCTGTCTCTGCACTACTTTGAGGAGCCTGAGCTGCGG gatGGGTTCGTGCAGAATGTGCATACGCCGAGGGTGCGCGTGGACCCTGACGGGCGCTGCGCGGCTATGCTCATCTACGGCACGCGCCTGGTGGTCTTGCCCTTCCGCAGGGAGAGCCTGGCCGAGGAGCACGAGGGGCTCATGGGAGAGGG GCAGAGGTCCAGCTTCCTGCCCAGCTACATCATTGACGTGCGGGGCTTAGACGAGAAGCTGCTCAACATCGTGGACCTGCAGTTCCTGCACGGCTACTACGAGCCCACCCTGCTCATCCTGTTCGAGCCCAACCAGACCTGGCCTGG GCGGGTGGCCGTGCGGCAGGACACGTGCTCCATCGTGGCCATCTCCCTGAACATCACGCAGAAGGTCCACCCAGTCATCTGGTCCCTCACCAGCCTGCCCTTTGACTGCACACAGGCCCTCGCTGTGCCCAAGCCCATAG GTGGGGTGGTGGTCTTCGCCGTCAACTCGCTGCTGTACCTGAACCAGAGCGTCCCCCCGTACGGCGTGGCTCTCAACGGCCTCACCACAGGCACCACTGCCTTTCCCCTTC GCACCCAGGAGGGCGTGCGGATCACCCTGGACTGCGCACAGGCGGCCTTCATCTCGTACGACAAGATGGTCATCTCCCTCAAGGGTGGGGAGAT CTACGTGCTGACGCTCATCACCGACGGCATGCGCAGCGTCCGCGCCTTCCACTTCGACAAGGCCGCCGCCAGCGTCCTTACCACCAGC ATGGTCACCATGGAGCCCGGGTACCTGTTCCTCGGCTCTCGCCTGGGCAACTCGCTGCTCCTCAAGTACACGGAGAAGCTGCAGGAGCCCCCCGCCAGTGCCGCCCGGGAGGCTGCTGACAAG GAAGAGCCGCCCTCGAAGAAGAAGCGGGTGGACTCCGCAGCGGGCTGGTCAG GGGGCAAGTCGGTGCCACAGGACGAGGTGGACGAGATTGAAGTGTACGGCAGCGAGGCCCAGTCGGGCACCCAGCTGGCCACATactcttttgag GTGTGCGACAGCATCCTCAACATCGGACCCTGTGCCAATGCCGCCATGGGCGAGCCCGCCTTCCTCTCCGAAGAG TTTCAGAACAGCCCGGAGCCAGACCTGGAGATCGTGGTGTGCTCCGGCTACGGGAAGAACGGGGCCCTGTCGGTGCTGCAG AAGAGCATCCGGCCGCAGGTGGTGACCACCTTTGAGCTCCCTGGCTGCTACGACATGTGGACCGTCATCGCCCCT GAGGAGACCCCCAAGGGCGAGGGGTCAGAGCAGGAGTCCAGCGCCCTGGAGGCCGAGGATGACGGACGGAGACACGGGTTCCTTATCCTGAGCCGGGAAGACTCCACcatg ATCCTGCAGACGGGCCAGGAGATCATGGAGTTGGACACCAGTGGCTTTGCTACGCAGGGCCCCACAGTGTTTGCCGGCAACATTGGGGACAACCGCTACATCGTGCAGGTGTCGCCACTCGGCATCCGCTTGTTGGAAGGAG TGAACCAGCTGCACTTCATCCCCGTGGACCTGGGCTCCCCCATCGTGCAGTGCGCCGTGGCTGACCCTTACGTGGTCATCATGAGTGCCGAGGGCCATGTCACCATGTTCCTGCTCAAAAGCGACTCGTATGGGGGCCGTCACCACCGCCTGGCGCTGCACAAGCCCCCACTGCACCAT CAGTCCAAGGTGATCACGCTGTGCGTGTACCGAGACGTCAGCGGCATGTTCACAACGGAGAGCCGCCTGGGCGGGGCCCGCGATGAGCTGGGAGGCCGCAGCTGCTCGGAGGCCGAGGGCCAGGGCTCGGAAACCAG CCCCACAGTGGATGATGAGGAGGAGATGCTGTACGGGGACTCGGGCTCCCTCTTCAGCCCCAGCAAGGAGGAGGCTCGCCGGAGCAGCCAGCCCCCTGCCGACCGGGACCCCACGCCGTTCCGGGCCGAGCCCACCCACTGGTGCCTGCTGGTGCGGGAGAACGGAACCATGGAG ATCTACCAGCTCCCCGACTGGCGGCTGGTGTTCCTGGTGAAGAACTTCCCCGTGGGGCAGCGCGTCCTGGTGGACAGCTCCTTCGGTCAGCCCACCACGCAGGCCGAGGCCCGAAAGGAGGAGGCCACGCGCCAGGGGGAGCTGCCCCTGGTCAAGGAGGTGCTGCTGGTGGCGCTGGGGAGCCGCCAGAGCAGGCCGTACCTCCTG GTGCACGTGGACCAGGAGCTGCTCATCTACGAGGCCTTCCCCCACGACTCCCAGCTTGGCCAGGGAAACCTCAAAGTCCGATTCAAGAAG GTCCCTCACAACATCAACTTCCGGGAGAAGAAGCCGAAACCGTCCAAGAAGAAAGCGGAGGGCGGTGGTGccgaggagggggtgggggcccgTGGCCGCGTGGCCCGGTTCCGGTACTTCGAGGACATTTACGGCTACTCGGGG GTGTTCATCTGCGGCCCCTCACCTCACTGGCTCCTGGTGACCGGCCGGGGTGCCCTGCGGCTGCACCCCATGGGCATCGACGGTCCCATCGACTCCTTTGCCCCGTTCCACAATGTCAACTGCCCCCGGGGCTTCCTCTACTTCAACAGACAG ggagAGCTGCGGATCAGCGTCCTGCCTGCCTACCTGTCCTACGACGCCCCGTGGCCGGTCAGGAAGATCCCCCTGCGTTGCACGGCGCACTACGTCGCTTACCACGTGGAGTCCAAG GTGTACGCCGTGGCCACCAGCACCAACATGCCGTGCACCCGCATCCCGCGCATGACCGGAGAGGAGAAGGAGTTCGAGACCATCGAGAGAG ATGACCGGTACATCCACCCGCAGCAGGAGGCCTTCTCCATCCAGCTCATCTCCCCGGTGAGCTGGGAGGCCATCCCCAACGCCAG AATCGAGCTGGAGGAGTGGGAGCACGTGACATGCATGAAGACCGTGTCGCTGCGCAGCGAGGAGACTGTGTCAGGCCTCAAGGGCTACGTGGCTGCCGGGACCTGCCTCATGCAGGGGGAGGAAGTCACGTGCCGAGGGCGG ATCCTGATCATGGACGTGATTGAGGTGGTGCCCGAACCTGGCCAGCCCCTGACCAAGAACAAGTTCAAGGTCCTGTACgagaaggagcagaaggggcCGGTGACGGCTCTGTGCCACTGCAACGGCCACCTGGTGTCCGCCATCGGCCAGAAG ATCTTCCTGTGGAGCCTGCGGGCCAGCGAGCTGACGGGCATGGCCTTCATCGACACCCAGCTCTACATCCACCAGATGATCAGCGTCAAGAACTTCATCCTGGCGGCGGACGTCATGAAGAGCATCTCACTGCTGCGCTACCAGGAGGAGAGCAAGACGCTGAGCCTGGTGTCGCGG GACGCCAAGCCCCTGGAGGTGTACAGCGTGGACTTCATGGTGGACAACGCCCAGCTGGGCTTCCTCG TGTCTGACCGTGACCGCAACCTCATGGTGTACATGTACCTGCCAGAAG CCAAAGAGAGCTTCGGGGGCATGCGCCTGCTCCGGCGGGCGGACTTCCACGTGGGTGCCCACGTGAACACGTTCTGGAGGACCCCATGCCGGGGGGCAGCGGAGGGACCCAGCAAGAAGTCGGTCGTGTGGGAGAACAAGCACATCACATGGTTcg CCACACTGGATGGGGGCATCGGGCTCCTGCTGCCCATGCAGGAGAAGACATACCGGCGGCTACTGATGCTGCAGAACGCGCTGACCACTATGCTGCCCCACCACGCTGGCCTCAACCCCAGGGCCTTCCG GATGCTGCACGTGGACCGGCGTATCCTGCAGAACGCCGTGCGGAACGTCCTGGACGGGGAGTTGCTAAACCGCTACCTGTACCTGAGCACCATGGAGCGCGGCGAGCTGGCCAAGAAGATCGGCACGACCCCGGACATT ATCCTGGATGACCTTCTGGAGACGGACCGTGTCACTGCGCACTTCTAG
- the CPSF1 gene encoding cleavage and polyadenylation specificity factor subunit 1 isoform X1, giving the protein MYAVYKQAHPPTGLEFSMYCNFFNNSERNLVVAGTSQLYVYRLNRDAEVRAARPGLEAPVKNDRSTEGKAHREHREKLELVASFSFFGNVMSMASVQLAGAKRDALLLSFKDAKLSVVEYDPGTHDLKTLSLHYFEEPELRDGFVQNVHTPRVRVDPDGRCAAMLIYGTRLVVLPFRRESLAEEHEGLMGEGQRSSFLPSYIIDVRGLDEKLLNIVDLQFLHGYYEPTLLILFEPNQTWPGRVAVRQDTCSIVAISLNITQKVHPVIWSLTSLPFDCTQALAVPKPIGGVVVFAVNSLLYLNQSVPPYGVALNGLTTGTTAFPLRTQEGVRITLDCAQAAFISYDKMVISLKGGEIYVLTLITDGMRSVRAFHFDKAAASVLTTSMVTMEPGYLFLGSRLGNSLLLKYTEKLQEPPASAAREAADKEEPPSKKKRVDSAAGWSGGKSVPQDEVDEIEVYGSEAQSGTQLATYSFEVCDSILNIGPCANAAMGEPAFLSEEFQNSPEPDLEIVVCSGYGKNGALSVLQKSIRPQVVTTFELPGCYDMWTVIAPVRKEQEETPKGEGSEQESSALEAEDDGRRHGFLILSREDSTMILQTGQEIMELDTSGFATQGPTVFAGNIGDNRYIVQVSPLGIRLLEGVNQLHFIPVDLGSPIVQCAVADPYVVIMSAEGHVTMFLLKSDSYGGRHHRLALHKPPLHHQSKVITLCVYRDVSGMFTTESRLGGARDELGGRSCSEAEGQGSETSPTVDDEEEMLYGDSGSLFSPSKEEARRSSQPPADRDPTPFRAEPTHWCLLVRENGTMEIYQLPDWRLVFLVKNFPVGQRVLVDSSFGQPTTQAEARKEEATRQGELPLVKEVLLVALGSRQSRPYLLVHVDQELLIYEAFPHDSQLGQGNLKVRFKKVPHNINFREKKPKPSKKKAEGGGAEEGVGARGRVARFRYFEDIYGYSGVFICGPSPHWLLVTGRGALRLHPMGIDGPIDSFAPFHNVNCPRGFLYFNRQGELRISVLPAYLSYDAPWPVRKIPLRCTAHYVAYHVESKVYAVATSTNMPCTRIPRMTGEEKEFETIERDDRYIHPQQEAFSIQLISPVSWEAIPNARIELEEWEHVTCMKTVSLRSEETVSGLKGYVAAGTCLMQGEEVTCRGRILIMDVIEVVPEPGQPLTKNKFKVLYEKEQKGPVTALCHCNGHLVSAIGQKIFLWSLRASELTGMAFIDTQLYIHQMISVKNFILAADVMKSISLLRYQEESKTLSLVSRDAKPLEVYSVDFMVDNAQLGFLVSDRDRNLMVYMYLPEAKESFGGMRLLRRADFHVGAHVNTFWRTPCRGAAEGPSKKSVVWENKHITWFATLDGGIGLLLPMQEKTYRRLLMLQNALTTMLPHHAGLNPRAFRMLHVDRRILQNAVRNVLDGELLNRYLYLSTMERGELAKKIGTTPDIILDDLLETDRVTAHF; this is encoded by the exons ATGTACGCCGTGTACAAGCAGGCGCACCCGCCCACCGGCCTCGAGTTCTCCATGTACTGCAACTTCTTCAACAACAGCGAGCGCAACCTCGTGGTGGCCGGCACCTCGCAGCTCTACGTGTACCGCCTGAACCGCGACGCCGAGGTGCGTGCGGCCCGCCCGGGGCTAGAG gCACCCGTCAAGAATGACAGGAGCACAG AGGGAAAGGCCCACCGAGAACACCGGGAAAAGCTGGAGCTGGtggcttccttctccttcttcggCAACGTCATGTCCATGGCCAGCGTGCAGCTGGCGGGTGCCAAGCGGGACGCCTTGCTCCTGAGCTTTAAGGACGCCAAG CTGTCAGTGGTGGAGTATGACCCAGGCACCCATGATCTGAAGACCCTGTCTCTGCACTACTTTGAGGAGCCTGAGCTGCGG gatGGGTTCGTGCAGAATGTGCATACGCCGAGGGTGCGCGTGGACCCTGACGGGCGCTGCGCGGCTATGCTCATCTACGGCACGCGCCTGGTGGTCTTGCCCTTCCGCAGGGAGAGCCTGGCCGAGGAGCACGAGGGGCTCATGGGAGAGGG GCAGAGGTCCAGCTTCCTGCCCAGCTACATCATTGACGTGCGGGGCTTAGACGAGAAGCTGCTCAACATCGTGGACCTGCAGTTCCTGCACGGCTACTACGAGCCCACCCTGCTCATCCTGTTCGAGCCCAACCAGACCTGGCCTGG GCGGGTGGCCGTGCGGCAGGACACGTGCTCCATCGTGGCCATCTCCCTGAACATCACGCAGAAGGTCCACCCAGTCATCTGGTCCCTCACCAGCCTGCCCTTTGACTGCACACAGGCCCTCGCTGTGCCCAAGCCCATAG GTGGGGTGGTGGTCTTCGCCGTCAACTCGCTGCTGTACCTGAACCAGAGCGTCCCCCCGTACGGCGTGGCTCTCAACGGCCTCACCACAGGCACCACTGCCTTTCCCCTTC GCACCCAGGAGGGCGTGCGGATCACCCTGGACTGCGCACAGGCGGCCTTCATCTCGTACGACAAGATGGTCATCTCCCTCAAGGGTGGGGAGAT CTACGTGCTGACGCTCATCACCGACGGCATGCGCAGCGTCCGCGCCTTCCACTTCGACAAGGCCGCCGCCAGCGTCCTTACCACCAGC ATGGTCACCATGGAGCCCGGGTACCTGTTCCTCGGCTCTCGCCTGGGCAACTCGCTGCTCCTCAAGTACACGGAGAAGCTGCAGGAGCCCCCCGCCAGTGCCGCCCGGGAGGCTGCTGACAAG GAAGAGCCGCCCTCGAAGAAGAAGCGGGTGGACTCCGCAGCGGGCTGGTCAG GGGGCAAGTCGGTGCCACAGGACGAGGTGGACGAGATTGAAGTGTACGGCAGCGAGGCCCAGTCGGGCACCCAGCTGGCCACATactcttttgag GTGTGCGACAGCATCCTCAACATCGGACCCTGTGCCAATGCCGCCATGGGCGAGCCCGCCTTCCTCTCCGAAGAG TTTCAGAACAGCCCGGAGCCAGACCTGGAGATCGTGGTGTGCTCCGGCTACGGGAAGAACGGGGCCCTGTCGGTGCTGCAG AAGAGCATCCGGCCGCAGGTGGTGACCACCTTTGAGCTCCCTGGCTGCTACGACATGTGGACCGTCATCGCCCCTGTGCGTAAGGAGCAA GAGGAGACCCCCAAGGGCGAGGGGTCAGAGCAGGAGTCCAGCGCCCTGGAGGCCGAGGATGACGGACGGAGACACGGGTTCCTTATCCTGAGCCGGGAAGACTCCACcatg ATCCTGCAGACGGGCCAGGAGATCATGGAGTTGGACACCAGTGGCTTTGCTACGCAGGGCCCCACAGTGTTTGCCGGCAACATTGGGGACAACCGCTACATCGTGCAGGTGTCGCCACTCGGCATCCGCTTGTTGGAAGGAG TGAACCAGCTGCACTTCATCCCCGTGGACCTGGGCTCCCCCATCGTGCAGTGCGCCGTGGCTGACCCTTACGTGGTCATCATGAGTGCCGAGGGCCATGTCACCATGTTCCTGCTCAAAAGCGACTCGTATGGGGGCCGTCACCACCGCCTGGCGCTGCACAAGCCCCCACTGCACCAT CAGTCCAAGGTGATCACGCTGTGCGTGTACCGAGACGTCAGCGGCATGTTCACAACGGAGAGCCGCCTGGGCGGGGCCCGCGATGAGCTGGGAGGCCGCAGCTGCTCGGAGGCCGAGGGCCAGGGCTCGGAAACCAG CCCCACAGTGGATGATGAGGAGGAGATGCTGTACGGGGACTCGGGCTCCCTCTTCAGCCCCAGCAAGGAGGAGGCTCGCCGGAGCAGCCAGCCCCCTGCCGACCGGGACCCCACGCCGTTCCGGGCCGAGCCCACCCACTGGTGCCTGCTGGTGCGGGAGAACGGAACCATGGAG ATCTACCAGCTCCCCGACTGGCGGCTGGTGTTCCTGGTGAAGAACTTCCCCGTGGGGCAGCGCGTCCTGGTGGACAGCTCCTTCGGTCAGCCCACCACGCAGGCCGAGGCCCGAAAGGAGGAGGCCACGCGCCAGGGGGAGCTGCCCCTGGTCAAGGAGGTGCTGCTGGTGGCGCTGGGGAGCCGCCAGAGCAGGCCGTACCTCCTG GTGCACGTGGACCAGGAGCTGCTCATCTACGAGGCCTTCCCCCACGACTCCCAGCTTGGCCAGGGAAACCTCAAAGTCCGATTCAAGAAG GTCCCTCACAACATCAACTTCCGGGAGAAGAAGCCGAAACCGTCCAAGAAGAAAGCGGAGGGCGGTGGTGccgaggagggggtgggggcccgTGGCCGCGTGGCCCGGTTCCGGTACTTCGAGGACATTTACGGCTACTCGGGG GTGTTCATCTGCGGCCCCTCACCTCACTGGCTCCTGGTGACCGGCCGGGGTGCCCTGCGGCTGCACCCCATGGGCATCGACGGTCCCATCGACTCCTTTGCCCCGTTCCACAATGTCAACTGCCCCCGGGGCTTCCTCTACTTCAACAGACAG ggagAGCTGCGGATCAGCGTCCTGCCTGCCTACCTGTCCTACGACGCCCCGTGGCCGGTCAGGAAGATCCCCCTGCGTTGCACGGCGCACTACGTCGCTTACCACGTGGAGTCCAAG GTGTACGCCGTGGCCACCAGCACCAACATGCCGTGCACCCGCATCCCGCGCATGACCGGAGAGGAGAAGGAGTTCGAGACCATCGAGAGAG ATGACCGGTACATCCACCCGCAGCAGGAGGCCTTCTCCATCCAGCTCATCTCCCCGGTGAGCTGGGAGGCCATCCCCAACGCCAG AATCGAGCTGGAGGAGTGGGAGCACGTGACATGCATGAAGACCGTGTCGCTGCGCAGCGAGGAGACTGTGTCAGGCCTCAAGGGCTACGTGGCTGCCGGGACCTGCCTCATGCAGGGGGAGGAAGTCACGTGCCGAGGGCGG ATCCTGATCATGGACGTGATTGAGGTGGTGCCCGAACCTGGCCAGCCCCTGACCAAGAACAAGTTCAAGGTCCTGTACgagaaggagcagaaggggcCGGTGACGGCTCTGTGCCACTGCAACGGCCACCTGGTGTCCGCCATCGGCCAGAAG ATCTTCCTGTGGAGCCTGCGGGCCAGCGAGCTGACGGGCATGGCCTTCATCGACACCCAGCTCTACATCCACCAGATGATCAGCGTCAAGAACTTCATCCTGGCGGCGGACGTCATGAAGAGCATCTCACTGCTGCGCTACCAGGAGGAGAGCAAGACGCTGAGCCTGGTGTCGCGG GACGCCAAGCCCCTGGAGGTGTACAGCGTGGACTTCATGGTGGACAACGCCCAGCTGGGCTTCCTCG TGTCTGACCGTGACCGCAACCTCATGGTGTACATGTACCTGCCAGAAG CCAAAGAGAGCTTCGGGGGCATGCGCCTGCTCCGGCGGGCGGACTTCCACGTGGGTGCCCACGTGAACACGTTCTGGAGGACCCCATGCCGGGGGGCAGCGGAGGGACCCAGCAAGAAGTCGGTCGTGTGGGAGAACAAGCACATCACATGGTTcg CCACACTGGATGGGGGCATCGGGCTCCTGCTGCCCATGCAGGAGAAGACATACCGGCGGCTACTGATGCTGCAGAACGCGCTGACCACTATGCTGCCCCACCACGCTGGCCTCAACCCCAGGGCCTTCCG GATGCTGCACGTGGACCGGCGTATCCTGCAGAACGCCGTGCGGAACGTCCTGGACGGGGAGTTGCTAAACCGCTACCTGTACCTGAGCACCATGGAGCGCGGCGAGCTGGCCAAGAAGATCGGCACGACCCCGGACATT ATCCTGGATGACCTTCTGGAGACGGACCGTGTCACTGCGCACTTCTAG